One window from the genome of Jeotgalibaca sp. MA1X17-3 encodes:
- a CDS encoding cation diffusion facilitator family transporter: protein MEKRYEELKKAEKGAIRSIVAYVFLSLLKIIVGNLFHSVSLLADGFNNLTDVISSIAILIGLRTARRPADDNHPYGHWKAETIGSLVTSFIMLLVGFQLAYSSINHLFSREQLPIPDGRTALVGLFSTIVMFSVYLANIRLAKEVRSSGLRAAAKDNLADALVSLGTSIAIVGTIFKLYWLDSAMAIIVALIILKNGFEIFRDSSFKLSDGFETEELELYRQNILTIPDVMDVGELKARSYGTNIYVDVTIKVAGSLSVEEGHRITEEVEELLSARYGIQDIDVHVEPIEKIQADH from the coding sequence ATGGAAAAACGTTATGAAGAACTCAAAAAAGCTGAAAAAGGAGCGATCCGTAGTATTGTTGCTTATGTTTTCCTATCGCTTTTAAAAATTATTGTAGGAAATCTTTTTCATTCCGTTTCTTTACTTGCAGATGGATTCAACAACTTAACAGATGTCATTTCTTCGATTGCTATTTTGATTGGTTTACGAACAGCCAGAAGACCTGCGGACGATAACCATCCGTATGGGCATTGGAAAGCTGAAACGATCGGTAGCTTAGTCACTTCTTTTATTATGCTTTTAGTTGGATTTCAATTAGCTTATTCCAGTATTAATCATCTCTTCAGCCGAGAGCAGCTTCCTATACCTGATGGCAGAACAGCTCTTGTCGGCCTATTTTCTACAATTGTAATGTTTAGTGTTTATCTAGCCAATATCCGTTTAGCTAAAGAAGTTCGAAGTAGCGGATTAAGAGCCGCTGCTAAAGATAATCTAGCAGATGCTTTGGTCAGTTTAGGAACTTCCATAGCAATTGTTGGTACCATCTTCAAATTATATTGGTTAGACAGTGCAATGGCAATTATTGTTGCTTTAATTATCTTAAAAAATGGTTTTGAAATTTTTAGAGATAGTAGTTTCAAATTATCAGATGGATTTGAAACGGAAGAGCTAGAACTATACCGTCAAAATATTTTAACGATTCCCGACGTGATGGACGTAGGTGAATTGAAAGCTCGTAGTTATGGAACGAATATATATGTCGATGTAACCATCAAAGTTGCTGGCAGCCTTTCTGTTGAAGAAGGACATCGCATTACTGAAGAAGTAGAAGAGCTTCTTTCTGCCCGTTATGGTATTCAAGATATTGATGTACATGTAGAACCAATAGAAAAAATCCAAGCAGATCACTGA
- a CDS encoding NAD-dependent protein deacylase, whose protein sequence is MDTKVQLATMIKEAKHIVAFTGAGISTESGIPDFRSSGGIYDQLSKMQYSGEEALHVDFLERYPELFFKNYRKTLEFPDAQPNFGHIFFKKLEESGKKVDIITQNIDHLHQATGVSHVWPVHGNASKWKVHHFNEPVATEERVWDEKGIARNQKGELIRPDIVLYGEPLDEEVFQKAWEAIAEADLLIVIGTGLNVYPAAGLLDAFSGEHSVLINRTSVPSLQSFDLIFQESSGELLQEIWEEYLIDLHT, encoded by the coding sequence ATGGATACGAAAGTACAACTAGCTACTATGATTAAAGAAGCAAAACACATTGTAGCTTTTACTGGGGCAGGTATTAGTACAGAAAGTGGAATTCCTGACTTTCGATCTTCAGGAGGAATTTATGATCAATTAAGTAAAATGCAATATTCTGGTGAAGAAGCTCTTCATGTAGATTTCTTAGAACGTTATCCGGAACTCTTTTTCAAAAATTATCGAAAAACATTGGAGTTTCCAGATGCACAACCGAACTTTGGGCATATCTTTTTTAAAAAATTAGAAGAGAGTGGTAAAAAAGTAGATATCATCACTCAAAACATTGATCATCTTCATCAGGCCACAGGTGTTAGTCATGTTTGGCCCGTTCACGGAAATGCTAGTAAATGGAAAGTCCATCATTTTAATGAACCCGTTGCAACAGAAGAAAGGGTATGGGATGAAAAAGGAATTGCACGTAATCAAAAGGGAGAACTGATTCGTCCCGATATTGTCTTATATGGCGAGCCTTTGGATGAAGAAGTCTTTCAAAAAGCGTGGGAGGCCATAGCAGAGGCTGATTTGTTGATCGTAATTGGAACAGGATTGAATGTTTATCCAGCAGCGGGCCTTTTGGATGCATTTAGTGGAGAACATTCTGTCTTAATCAATCGAACCAGTGTACCTAGCTTGCAATCCTTTGATTTAATCTTTCAGGAAAGTAGTGGCGAATTACTGCAAGAAATATGGGAAGAGTATTTGATAGATTTACATACATAA
- a CDS encoding N-acetyltransferase produces the protein MEIREAKEEELDELTNLWLDVSLESHSFISADYWLENKESIRGLYLPLSENLIILADDKVKGFVSMMGNYLSALFVFPDSQGRGYGKKLIEYVKCDRKIIQLKVYEKNERACQFYKQNGFKFKERMIDEPTGEKEWLMQWEKEKK, from the coding sequence GTGGAGATTAGAGAAGCAAAAGAAGAAGAGCTTGATGAGTTAACCAATCTTTGGTTAGATGTCTCCCTTGAATCACATTCATTTATTAGTGCAGACTATTGGCTGGAAAATAAAGAATCGATTCGGGGATTATATCTTCCTTTATCTGAAAATTTGATTATTTTAGCAGATGACAAGGTGAAAGGGTTTGTTTCGATGATGGGAAATTACTTATCCGCTTTGTTCGTGTTTCCCGACTCTCAAGGACGAGGCTATGGGAAAAAATTAATCGAGTATGTGAAATGTGATAGAAAAATAATTCAATTAAAAGTGTACGAAAAAAATGAACGTGCCTGTCAATTTTATAAACAAAATGGATTTAAATTCAAAGAAAGAATGATAGATGAACCTACTGGTGAAAAAGAATGGTTGATGCAGTGGGAAAAAGAGAAAAAATAA